The proteins below come from a single Parageobacillus toebii NBRC 107807 genomic window:
- a CDS encoding nucleotide pyrophosphatase, with amino-acid sequence MNLTVKNNKIFYDEYPDALARLYSSLTSHRGNYLVVSAKPGFEFIGEGSPTHVGGASHGGLHKQDSLVPMIATGTDSSPKHLRIIDLKDWILTLTD; translated from the coding sequence TTGAATCTCACGGTAAAGAACAATAAGATTTTTTATGATGAATATCCAGATGCGCTGGCCCGATTGTACAGCTCACTAACTTCTCATCGCGGAAATTATCTTGTAGTAAGTGCTAAACCAGGATTTGAATTTATCGGTGAAGGCTCTCCCACTCATGTTGGAGGAGCAAGCCATGGGGGACTTCATAAACAAGATTCACTAGTGCCGATGATTGCAACTGGTACGGATTCGTCCCCAAAACATTTGCGCATTATTGATCTAAAAGATTGGATTTTAACGTTGACTGATTGA